The Diceros bicornis minor isolate mBicDic1 chromosome 15, mDicBic1.mat.cur, whole genome shotgun sequence genome has a window encoding:
- the CLDND1 gene encoding claudin domain-containing protein 1: protein MDNRFATAFVIACVLSLISTIYMAASIGTDFWYEYRSPVQENSSDLNKSIWNDFASDEADEKTYNDALFRYNGTMGLWRRCITIPQNTYWYSPPERTESFDVVTKCIGLTLTEQFMEKYVDPGNHNSGIDLLRTYLWRCQFLLPFVSLGLMCFGALIGLCACICRSLYPTIATGVLHLLAGLCTLGSVSCYVAGIELLHQRLELPENVSGEFGWSFCLACVSAPLQFMASALFIWAAHTNRKEYTLMKAYRVA, encoded by the exons ATGGATAACCGTTTTGCTACAGCGTTTGTAATTGCTTGTGTGCTTAGCCTCATTTCCACCATCTACATGGCAGCCTCAATCGGCACAGACTTCTGGTATGAATATCGAAGTCCAGTTCAAGAAAATTCCAGTGATTTGAACAAAAGCATCTGGAACGACTTTGCCAGTGATGAGGCAGATGAAAAGACTTATAATGATGCGCTTTTCCGATACAATGGCACAATGGGATTGTGGAGACGATGTATCACTATTCCCCAAAACACATATTGGTACAGCCCACCAGAGAGGACAG AGTCATTTGATGTGGTCACAAAATGCATAGGTTTAACGCTGACTGAGCAGTTCATGGAGAAATATGTTGATCCTGGAAACCATAATAGTGGGATTGATCTACTTCGGACCT ATCTTTGGCGTTGCCAGTTCCTTCTGCCTTTCGTTAGTCTGGGTTTGATGTGCTTTGGGGCTTTGATTGGCCTTTGTGCTTGCATCTGCCGAAGCTTGTATCCCACCATCGCCACCGGCGTTCTCCATCTCCTCGCAG GTCTGTGTACTCTGGGCTCAGTGAGTTGTTATGTAGCCGGAATTGAACTGCTCCACCAGAGGCTAGAGCTGCCTGAGAATGTTTCCGGCGAATTTGGATGGTCCTTCTGCCTGGCCTGCGTCTCAGCGCCCTTACAGTTCATGGCTTCCGCTCTCTTCATCTGGGCTGCTCACACCAACCGGAAGGAGTACACCTTAATGAAGGCGTATCGCGTGGCATGA